A stretch of the Paenibacillus dendritiformis genome encodes the following:
- a CDS encoding alpha-mannosidase codes for MTKKTAHIISHTHWDREWYMPYEYHHALLIELMDTLLDTLDNDPGFKSFHLDGQTIMLEDYLQVRPEMKDKLEKYIREGRIHIGPWYILQDEFLTSSEANVRNLQIGHRDANHYGGTISKIGYFPDSFGNMGQAPQMLKQANIDVAVFGRGVKPTGFNNQVSEDAAYESPFSEMIWESPDGSRVIGILFANWYCNGMEVPVDEKQAIAYWEKNIANAEKFASTPHLLFMNGCDHQPIQTDLSKAIEVAKKLFPDVDFVHSNFNYYVDVLRQELPENLQTVKGELRSQRTDGWYTLVNTASSRVYLKQMNAENQTLLEKVAEPLAAFADQAGKPYPHHLFVYAWKTLMQNHPHDSICGCSVDEVHREMVTRFEKSKHMTEMIINETVDSLVNQIDTSAYGAKEAVPFVVFNTAGYERSGVVEVTLELKRRYFREGHPTKLARELKQEPIVAGTVIDANGNAVVCEWEDAGVQFGYDLPKDKFRQPYVARCVKVRLQASSMAAFAYHTFAWVAGGEAPQAASLLNGHNTLENEHLKAVVEADGSLTLTDKATGHTFSGLNVYEDSGDIGNEYMFRKPDGEVPLTTAGLAADIRVVEDAPYRAVIEAVHHREIPASADEKLQEEMNELVDFPRRTAQRSTVMVPFRLVTRYTLDRGAKRVEVQVTIHNEAKDHRVRALFPTALQAETHQAESIFEVARRNTHPAPEWENPSNDQHQHTFVSVTDGQLGLTIANKGLFEYEVLRDGRNTMAVTLLRSSGELGDWGVFPTPEAQCLGTYTAEYAIIPHAGDVVTSGAYKEAHAFQVPWIVRQAEVHDGKLPANHAFLAWEGEGIAFSSIKMAEQTGDMVGRWVNFAHEANTLNVTLPQAGSGFYRSSIMEVKGEDLASGDKRSVSVELGAAEIFTLGMKK; via the coding sequence ATGACGAAAAAAACGGCCCACATCATCTCTCATACGCACTGGGATCGCGAGTGGTATATGCCTTACGAGTATCACCATGCGCTGCTGATCGAATTGATGGACACGCTGCTGGATACGCTCGATAACGACCCGGGCTTCAAGAGCTTCCATCTCGACGGCCAGACCATCATGCTGGAAGATTACCTCCAGGTCCGCCCGGAAATGAAGGACAAGCTGGAGAAATATATCCGCGAAGGCCGCATTCATATCGGTCCATGGTACATTCTGCAGGATGAGTTCCTGACGAGCAGCGAGGCGAACGTGCGCAACCTGCAAATCGGACATCGCGACGCCAACCACTACGGCGGCACCATCTCCAAGATCGGGTATTTCCCCGATTCGTTCGGCAATATGGGCCAGGCGCCGCAGATGCTCAAGCAGGCCAATATCGATGTCGCCGTATTCGGACGCGGCGTGAAGCCGACCGGCTTCAACAACCAGGTATCCGAAGATGCCGCCTACGAGTCTCCATTCTCGGAGATGATCTGGGAATCGCCGGACGGCTCGCGCGTCATCGGCATTCTGTTCGCGAACTGGTACTGCAACGGCATGGAAGTGCCGGTTGACGAGAAGCAAGCGATCGCCTATTGGGAGAAGAATATCGCCAATGCGGAGAAATTCGCTTCCACGCCGCATCTGTTGTTCATGAATGGCTGCGACCACCAGCCGATTCAGACCGATCTGTCCAAGGCGATCGAAGTGGCGAAGAAGCTGTTCCCGGATGTGGACTTCGTACACTCCAATTTCAACTACTATGTGGATGTGCTAAGACAGGAATTGCCCGAGAATCTGCAGACGGTAAAAGGCGAGCTGCGCAGCCAGCGCACCGACGGCTGGTATACGCTGGTCAATACCGCGTCTTCCCGCGTCTATCTCAAGCAGATGAACGCCGAGAACCAGACGCTCCTGGAGAAGGTGGCGGAGCCGCTGGCGGCATTCGCCGACCAGGCGGGCAAACCGTACCCGCATCATCTGTTCGTCTATGCGTGGAAGACATTGATGCAGAACCATCCGCATGACAGCATCTGCGGATGCAGCGTCGATGAAGTGCACCGGGAGATGGTGACGCGCTTCGAGAAGTCGAAGCATATGACCGAGATGATCATTAACGAGACGGTAGACAGCCTTGTGAACCAGATCGATACTTCGGCATACGGCGCCAAGGAAGCCGTGCCGTTCGTCGTCTTCAATACGGCGGGCTACGAGCGCAGCGGCGTCGTCGAAGTGACGCTGGAGCTGAAGCGCCGCTACTTCCGCGAAGGGCATCCGACGAAGCTGGCGCGCGAGCTGAAGCAGGAGCCGATCGTGGCGGGCACCGTCATCGATGCGAACGGCAATGCGGTCGTCTGCGAATGGGAAGACGCCGGCGTCCAGTTCGGCTACGATCTGCCGAAGGATAAGTTCCGCCAGCCTTATGTGGCGCGCTGCGTGAAGGTTCGCCTGCAGGCTAGCAGCATGGCGGCCTTCGCGTATCACACCTTCGCCTGGGTGGCGGGCGGAGAAGCGCCGCAAGCGGCCAGCTTGTTGAACGGGCACAATACGCTCGAGAACGAACATCTGAAGGCGGTCGTCGAAGCGGACGGTTCCTTGACGCTGACCGACAAGGCGACGGGCCATACGTTCAGCGGGCTGAATGTGTACGAAGACAGCGGAGACATCGGCAACGAGTACATGTTCCGCAAGCCGGACGGCGAGGTTCCGCTCACGACGGCAGGTCTGGCGGCCGATATCCGCGTCGTGGAGGACGCTCCATACCGTGCCGTCATCGAAGCGGTTCACCATCGGGAGATTCCGGCTTCCGCCGACGAGAAGCTGCAGGAAGAGATGAATGAGCTGGTAGACTTCCCAAGGCGTACGGCGCAGCGTTCCACAGTCATGGTTCCGTTCCGCCTTGTGACCCGTTACACGCTTGATCGCGGCGCGAAGCGCGTCGAAGTGCAGGTGACGATTCACAACGAAGCGAAGGATCACCGTGTGCGCGCGCTGTTCCCGACCGCTCTGCAGGCCGAGACGCACCAGGCGGAATCCATCTTCGAGGTGGCTCGCCGCAATACGCATCCGGCGCCGGAATGGGAGAATCCGAGCAACGATCAGCATCAGCATACGTTCGTCAGCGTAACCGACGGCCAGCTCGGCTTGACCATCGCCAACAAAGGGCTGTTCGAATATGAAGTGCTGCGTGACGGCCGCAACACGATGGCGGTCACCTTGCTCCGCTCCTCCGGCGAGCTCGGCGACTGGGGCGTCTTCCCGACGCCGGAAGCGCAATGCTTGGGCACGTACACGGCCGAATATGCGATTATTCCGCATGCGGGCGATGTCGTGACCTCCGGCGCGTACAAGGAAGCGCACGCGTTCCAGGTGCCGTGGATTGTCCGCCAGGCCGAGGTGCATGACGGCAAGCTGCCGGCCAACCATGCGTTCCTGGCATGGGAGGGTGAAGGCATCGCGTTCTCCTCGATCAAAATGGCGGAGCAGACCGGCGACATGGTTGGCCGCTGGGTCAACTTCGCGCATGAAGCGAACACGTTGAACGTGACGCTTCCGCAGGCAGGCAGCGGCTTCTACCGCAGCAGCATCATGGAAGTGAAGGGCGAAGACCTCGCTTCCGGCGACAAGCGCAGCGTCAGCGTTGAGCTCGGCGCGGCGGAAATCTTCACGCTCGGCATGAAGAAATAA
- a CDS encoding TorD/DmsD family molecular chaperone encodes MLLAADRPAQWNEETVERLETRMAAYQLLADFLAHMPTLDVLMSWRNHEGMKRLCRHSEAARDLCALLDNLSVSELYAVFSSLRDEYYRLFGSSGQLPVTPCETMYRANEQKLPKSYAQIVRQHYAEFSLYFKKMNGEPDDHIAIELEFMAVLIGKMLGNVMTEERYHRYMDGQRRFVLDHLTRWAPRFGEDLARHADHPLYRAIGRLLVEFMASEEERAGQAA; translated from the coding sequence ATGTTGTTAGCGGCAGATCGACCGGCACAGTGGAATGAAGAGACCGTTGAACGGCTGGAGACGCGGATGGCGGCATATCAATTGCTGGCCGACTTCCTGGCTCACATGCCGACGCTCGATGTCTTGATGTCATGGCGCAATCATGAAGGGATGAAGCGGTTATGCCGCCATTCCGAGGCTGCCCGCGACCTGTGCGCGTTGTTGGATAATTTGTCGGTAAGCGAATTGTACGCCGTATTCTCTTCCTTGCGCGATGAATATTACCGCTTATTCGGAAGCTCGGGACAGCTTCCTGTCACGCCTTGCGAGACGATGTACCGGGCCAACGAACAGAAGTTGCCAAAGAGCTACGCTCAGATTGTGCGGCAGCATTACGCCGAATTCAGCCTTTACTTCAAGAAGATGAACGGCGAGCCGGACGATCATATCGCCATCGAGCTGGAATTCATGGCCGTCCTGATTGGCAAAATGCTCGGCAATGTCATGACCGAAGAGCGTTACCACCGTTATATGGACGGACAGCGGCGCTTCGTGCTGGACCATTTGACGCGCTGGGCTCCGCGCTTCGGCGAAGACTTGGCGCGGCATGCGGATCATCCGCTCTACCGCGCGATCGGGCGGCTGCTGGTGGAATTCATGGCCAGCGAAGAGGAGCGGGCCGGGCAGGCGGCGTAA
- a CDS encoding AraC family transcriptional regulator: protein MMPLLSAFKKANALLNVHATSLHAGPAGFRVHYWGFMPKHYNNSVHRHSFFEMCYVMEGEGEYTDDGQDYILRAGSAICSRPGVWHQIRSAAGMALLFVAFDIEEGETQDDYVQAFRRLAEDAVPCLADASSAPAAKLWETLLALSEGGQLLYPPDMLRATAHALLSSMLPLFMPDASGLPAVPALEGEAPQPGNELFRRARLYLEDNLNAPLTLDIVAQHLHISPRHLSRLFMQESGQTFVHYVQERRIRLAKNLLLSSDTAIKDIAERCGFESVHYFTRVFTRKLGVSPARFRRSGFAEGRSGPMR, encoded by the coding sequence ATGATGCCTTTGCTATCCGCCTTCAAAAAAGCGAACGCGCTGCTGAACGTCCACGCGACCTCCCTCCATGCCGGGCCGGCCGGGTTCCGCGTGCATTACTGGGGTTTCATGCCGAAGCACTATAACAACTCGGTGCACCGCCATTCCTTTTTTGAAATGTGCTATGTGATGGAGGGGGAAGGGGAATATACCGATGACGGGCAGGATTACATACTTCGCGCCGGCAGCGCTATCTGCTCGCGGCCGGGCGTCTGGCACCAGATCCGCAGCGCGGCGGGCATGGCGCTCCTGTTCGTCGCCTTCGACATCGAGGAGGGCGAGACGCAGGACGACTATGTCCAGGCCTTCCGGCGCCTGGCCGAGGATGCCGTGCCCTGCCTCGCGGATGCGTCCTCCGCCCCCGCAGCCAAGCTGTGGGAGACGCTCCTCGCACTGTCCGAGGGCGGGCAGCTTCTGTATCCGCCAGATATGCTGCGGGCCACCGCTCATGCGCTCCTGTCCTCGATGCTGCCGCTGTTCATGCCGGATGCCTCCGGCCTGCCGGCCGTCCCGGCGCTGGAGGGAGAAGCCCCGCAGCCGGGCAACGAGCTGTTCCGGCGCGCCCGGCTCTATCTCGAAGACAATCTGAATGCTCCGCTGACCCTGGATATCGTCGCCCAGCATCTGCATATTTCCCCGCGCCATCTGTCGCGGCTTTTCATGCAGGAGAGCGGGCAGACCTTCGTCCACTATGTGCAGGAGCGGCGCATCCGGCTGGCCAAGAACCTGCTCCTCTCCTCCGATACCGCGATCAAGGATATCGCCGAGCGGTGCGGCTTCGAGTCCGTCCATTACTTCACGCGCGTCTTTACCCGCAAGCTGGGCGTCTCCCCGGCGCGCTTCCGCCGTTCCGGCTTCGCCGAAGGACGTTCCGGGCCGATGCGTTGA
- a CDS encoding ROK family protein: MGAPERPEGRRSPGRGAAAPPKAVTLALDAGGTALKGAVVAGGRLVPGLAGQWPSRADGEPDAIVAGFAAACGELLAAYAAYTAAGPEAPAAGAPLRIGFAFPGPFDYAAGVARLQGLGKYERLYGVNVRVALWAEFARQAMRGIPHAAELARADIRFANDALLFALGLGRRYPGERLLCLTLGTGLGSAFIEAGQPFAGRDGVPPGGLLYAEPYRGQPADGQFGRRGILRLADELGAGAAGGDVHDLAAAAYSGDPGAAAVFAAYGRRLSEFLEPYVPAFRPRRLILGGQIAKSASLFLEPLEALLRSVGGFAETSDRVMEHTYEGIDALFDGTRSKT, from the coding sequence GTGGGCGCCCCGGAGCGGCCGGAAGGCCGCCGCAGCCCCGGGCGGGGCGCTGCCGCGCCGCCGAAGGCGGTCACGCTGGCGCTCGATGCCGGCGGGACGGCCCTGAAGGGGGCGGTCGTCGCCGGCGGGCGCCTCGTGCCCGGCCTGGCCGGCCAGTGGCCGTCTCGTGCCGACGGCGAGCCGGACGCCATCGTGGCCGGCTTCGCCGCAGCCTGCGGCGAGCTGCTGGCCGCCTATGCGGCCTATACGGCCGCCGGGCCGGAAGCCCCCGCAGCCGGAGCGCCGCTGCGCATCGGCTTCGCCTTCCCCGGCCCGTTCGACTATGCCGCCGGCGTCGCGCGCCTGCAGGGCCTCGGCAAGTACGAGCGCCTCTACGGCGTGAACGTGCGCGTGGCGCTGTGGGCCGAGTTCGCCCGCCAGGCCATGCGCGGGATTCCGCACGCGGCTGAACTCGCCCGGGCGGACATCCGCTTCGCGAACGATGCGCTGCTGTTCGCGCTCGGGCTCGGCCGCCGCTATCCGGGCGAACGCTTGCTGTGCTTGACGCTCGGCACCGGCCTCGGATCGGCCTTCATCGAGGCCGGGCAGCCCTTCGCGGGCCGGGACGGCGTGCCGCCAGGCGGCCTGCTGTACGCGGAACCGTACCGCGGACAGCCTGCGGACGGCCAATTCGGCCGCCGCGGCATTTTGCGGCTCGCCGACGAGCTTGGCGCGGGCGCTGCTGGCGGCGACGTGCATGATCTCGCCGCGGCCGCGTATAGCGGCGATCCCGGAGCGGCCGCGGTCTTCGCGGCATACGGAAGGCGGCTCAGCGAGTTCCTCGAGCCGTATGTCCCGGCCTTCCGTCCCCGCCGCCTCATCCTCGGCGGCCAGATCGCGAAGAGCGCCAGCTTGTTCCTCGAGCCGCTGGAAGCGCTGTTGCGAAGCGTCGGCGGCTTCGCGGAGACGAGCGATCGCGTGATGGAGCATACGTATGAAGGCATTGACGCTTTATTCGACGGAACAAGGAGCAAGACGTAA
- a CDS encoding M24 family metallopeptidase produces the protein MNESWNRLRTAMEQEGHDALLITDPKHVYYLTGFACDPHERFLGLVIQRDAEPTLIVPALDADKAASASSVKNIVTHEDTDNPYDVLKPCLPAGMNQLAFEKNHISVARFEALSAALDAKRYADAGPILQEMRVIKSSEEVERLLEAIRVIEAVLLEGVSRVRPGMTELDVVAELEYVMKKKGAERPSFDTMVLAGERAALPHGVPGNRVIREGELLLFDLGVYVNGYASDITRTFAVGEVNEESRRIYDTVLAANEAAIAAVKPGVTFGSLDRTARQVIEDRGYGPYFTHRLGHGLGLDVHEYPSVHGRNEDVLKPGMVFTIEPGVYVPNVAGVRIEDDVIVTEDGVRVLTSYPKELTVIGG, from the coding sequence ATGAACGAGTCCTGGAACAGATTACGCACGGCAATGGAGCAGGAGGGCCATGACGCTCTGCTCATTACCGACCCCAAGCATGTCTACTACTTGACCGGTTTCGCCTGCGATCCTCATGAGCGCTTTCTCGGCCTCGTCATCCAGCGGGATGCCGAGCCGACGCTCATCGTGCCGGCCCTGGATGCGGACAAGGCGGCATCCGCCTCCTCCGTCAAGAATATCGTAACCCATGAAGACACAGACAATCCTTACGATGTGTTGAAGCCCTGCCTGCCCGCCGGAATGAACCAGCTGGCCTTCGAGAAGAATCATATCTCCGTCGCCCGGTTCGAGGCGCTGTCCGCTGCGCTGGACGCCAAGCGCTATGCCGATGCGGGGCCGATCCTCCAGGAGATGCGCGTCATCAAGTCGTCGGAAGAAGTGGAGCGGCTGCTGGAAGCGATCCGGGTCATCGAAGCGGTGCTGCTGGAAGGCGTAAGCCGCGTGCGTCCGGGCATGACCGAGCTGGATGTCGTGGCGGAGCTGGAATACGTGATGAAGAAAAAGGGCGCGGAGCGGCCGTCGTTCGATACGATGGTGCTGGCCGGCGAGAGAGCCGCGCTGCCGCATGGCGTTCCGGGCAATCGCGTCATTCGCGAGGGCGAGCTGCTTCTGTTCGATCTGGGCGTCTACGTGAACGGATACGCTTCCGACATAACCCGCACCTTCGCCGTCGGCGAAGTGAACGAAGAGAGCCGCCGCATCTACGATACCGTATTGGCGGCGAACGAAGCGGCCATTGCGGCCGTCAAGCCAGGGGTCACCTTCGGCTCGCTCGATCGCACGGCGCGGCAGGTCATTGAAGACCGCGGCTACGGCCCTTACTTTACCCACCGGCTCGGGCACGGGCTCGGCCTGGACGTGCACGAGTACCCGTCCGTGCACGGCCGGAACGAGGATGTGCTGAAGCCGGGCATGGTCTTCACGATCGAGCCGGGCGTCTATGTGCCGAACGTGGCGGGCGTGCGCATCGAGGATGACGTCATCGTCACGGAGGATGGCGTGCGCGTGCTCACCTCCTATCCGAAGGAGTTGACCGTCATCGGAGGATAG
- a CDS encoding glycoside hydrolase, with product MINLSRQIQQADTPAPKRAWTICAIHHSHTDIGYTDRQEKIEQYHVDFIRQALRIIAQAKDGSRPEYDGFRWTCETFWAVERFLESAAPEEREQFAEAVRSGHIELSGTYLNMTELPDYSLLRHIHGKAPSYAASIGHAVDSAMTADINGYGWGYARSLLENGIKHLFSCVHTHHGMFPLGRKQTPFWWEASSGERLLVWNGEHYMFGNELGLCPGALGKYIIRDEFDHRLIDEQHDDIARIRLHRYVCKLEEEGYPFDFVPVMLSGLGTDNGAPNGRIMEFIRQWNEQYGESIRIEMTSLHDFFARLKREDISQLPVHRGDWPDWWSDGVASTAMHTQIFRDAQRVLRQAEQLDPDRSVLTEADRDAALQPLVMYAEHTWGYHSSIAEPWHPNVQLLEVRKLAYAAEASRCAYQALDKVLSAQGAATLFPERPLRYRIVNPAPVASMQLVTLPLDGWEPALLANGFDVICEATEQKLAWQQPHPQAIVVEVALEAEEACLLRIQPRTEKGTAAGVMTSSTRLIGSDRVYDMEDMRPDAPGHGPISMTEHGVESPFCRIEWQEDRGIASWRNRLTGQELLNPDSPYGAFTPIYEVTPAEDPTSPHQVWSVRSRMGRNRKGMGVRRSAGRLVQVRALENGPLYATLELQYKADGMSYYSLFLKVYATLNRVDVSVRLHKDSVWQPENVYVALPFTNGDSSEDTLYADKAGELIRPWTDQLPGTCLDYTCVQHGLAWVNESTGALLLAMPDTPLVQLGPIEYGRRLVHTQQPADAKPQTYSWLMTNYWETNFKATLGGFYEFRYLVAAGDSIGAADIGHELQALNDGLIVSRMKQST from the coding sequence ATGATAAATTTGAGCCGACAGATTCAACAGGCAGACACGCCGGCGCCGAAGCGGGCATGGACCATCTGCGCCATCCATCATTCGCATACCGATATCGGGTATACGGACCGACAAGAGAAAATTGAACAGTATCACGTCGATTTTATCCGCCAAGCGCTTCGCATCATTGCCCAGGCCAAGGATGGCAGCCGCCCGGAATATGACGGCTTCCGCTGGACATGCGAGACGTTCTGGGCCGTTGAGCGGTTCCTGGAGAGCGCCGCGCCGGAAGAGCGGGAGCAGTTCGCGGAAGCGGTGCGCAGCGGCCATATCGAGCTCTCCGGGACCTACTTGAATATGACGGAGCTGCCCGACTATTCGCTGCTGCGCCATATTCATGGCAAAGCCCCTTCCTATGCGGCTTCCATCGGCCATGCCGTTGATTCTGCCATGACCGCGGATATTAACGGCTACGGCTGGGGCTACGCCCGAAGCCTGCTTGAGAACGGCATCAAGCATCTGTTCAGTTGCGTCCATACCCACCACGGCATGTTCCCGCTGGGCCGCAAGCAGACGCCCTTCTGGTGGGAAGCTTCCTCGGGAGAACGGCTGCTCGTCTGGAACGGGGAGCACTATATGTTCGGCAACGAGCTCGGCCTGTGCCCGGGCGCGCTCGGCAAATATATCATCCGGGACGAATTCGATCACCGGCTCATTGACGAGCAGCATGATGATATCGCCCGCATCCGTCTCCATCGTTATGTATGCAAGCTGGAAGAGGAGGGCTATCCGTTCGACTTCGTCCCGGTCATGCTGTCCGGTCTTGGCACGGACAACGGAGCGCCGAACGGACGAATCATGGAGTTCATCCGTCAATGGAACGAACAATACGGGGAATCAATCCGGATCGAGATGACCAGCTTGCACGACTTTTTCGCCCGCCTCAAACGCGAGGATATAAGCCAGCTGCCCGTCCATCGCGGGGATTGGCCCGACTGGTGGTCGGACGGCGTCGCATCCACCGCCATGCATACGCAAATTTTCCGGGATGCCCAGCGCGTGCTGCGACAAGCGGAGCAGCTTGATCCGGACCGGAGCGTGCTCACGGAAGCGGATAGGGACGCAGCCCTGCAGCCTTTGGTGATGTATGCGGAGCATACGTGGGGGTATCACTCCTCCATAGCCGAGCCATGGCATCCGAACGTGCAGCTGCTGGAGGTACGGAAGCTTGCTTATGCCGCGGAGGCAAGCCGCTGCGCTTATCAAGCTCTGGATAAAGTGCTCAGCGCCCAGGGTGCGGCCACGCTCTTCCCGGAACGGCCGCTTCGCTACCGCATCGTCAACCCGGCACCCGTCGCATCGATGCAGCTGGTGACCTTGCCGCTGGACGGATGGGAGCCCGCCCTGCTCGCCAACGGATTCGATGTCATCTGTGAAGCGACCGAACAGAAGCTGGCTTGGCAGCAGCCGCATCCGCAGGCCATCGTCGTGGAGGTCGCATTGGAAGCCGAAGAGGCTTGCCTTCTTCGGATTCAACCCCGGACGGAAAAGGGTACGGCTGCCGGAGTCATGACGTCCAGCACCCGGTTGATCGGGAGCGACCGCGTGTATGATATGGAAGACATGCGCCCGGACGCGCCTGGGCATGGGCCGATTTCGATGACGGAGCATGGCGTTGAATCGCCATTTTGCCGCATCGAATGGCAGGAGGATCGGGGCATCGCGTCGTGGCGCAATCGGTTGACCGGACAAGAGCTGCTGAATCCTGATTCTCCGTACGGAGCATTTACGCCCATCTACGAAGTGACTCCGGCGGAAGATCCGACGAGTCCCCATCAAGTATGGTCGGTGCGCAGCCGAATGGGCCGCAACCGCAAAGGGATGGGCGTCAGGCGCTCCGCCGGCCGCCTCGTCCAGGTCAGAGCGTTGGAGAACGGACCGCTGTACGCCACTCTGGAGCTGCAGTACAAGGCGGACGGCATGAGCTATTACAGCCTCTTTCTGAAGGTCTATGCCACGTTGAACCGGGTCGATGTCTCCGTCCGGCTTCACAAAGACAGCGTCTGGCAGCCGGAGAACGTCTATGTCGCCCTGCCGTTCACGAATGGCGATTCGTCCGAAGATACCCTGTATGCCGACAAGGCGGGCGAGCTGATTCGACCGTGGACAGATCAGCTGCCGGGAACGTGCCTGGATTATACTTGCGTTCAGCACGGGCTCGCCTGGGTCAACGAGTCGACCGGCGCTCTCCTGCTGGCCATGCCGGATACGCCGCTGGTACAGCTGGGTCCGATCGAGTATGGACGGCGACTTGTTCATACCCAGCAGCCAGCGGACGCGAAGCCGCAGACGTATTCCTGGCTGATGACGAACTACTGGGAGACGAACTTCAAGGCAACGCTCGGCGGATTCTATGAGTTCCGCTACCTGGTGGCAGCCGGCGATTCGATCGGCGCAGCAGACATAGGACATGAGCTCCAGGCGCTCAATGACGGACTCATTGTCTCCCGCATGAAGCAATCGACATAG
- a CDS encoding class I mannose-6-phosphate isomerase, with protein sequence MFDKLPRNRIHADIPSGGHRPLDWLPSGLETGMDRIADAVLAACHAGRKDVLYVALDATHGANVQAVASRLTDRLEQEQIRAHVYSTEDYLYGGSELRRRFDRYITDNRAFGYMASDVAFTDYFRSDAAACWAAEAKQDTAAKPGARQVVLICGPGALWLGGDRIGLSFYCDVSREYQQREHRRSLRNLGFSWNRDHTEKYKICLFLEWPAWETYRKQHLGRFDYYVDLNRPAKPVITTVAALRRMAAEAAGQPFRVKPFFAPGVWGGQYLKELCDLPPEWVNCAWSFEPIAPENTLLLEYRDETIEVPFTLLLGYEHQAVMGDRIVGLFGDYFPVRFDYLDTIGGSHLSCQVHPKQAYIEGVFNERMTQQESYYIMERRNDAKVYLGLTDGTTPKQFLGAVREAQDTGVPLPFESYVKEYDSAKGALYLIPPGTVHCSGKDNLVLEISSTTWWFTFKIYDYLRQDLDGKPRPINIDHAARNINAGLTEEEVRHRLIPEPLLIGRQGGNEEYLLGEHEDVLFSVKRVHLIDRWEDDTNGEFVMVNLVEGERVRLVPLADPSKAVEFGYAESYIVPASVGAYRLENAGSALCKLVKAGVASHWQTPLLPHGWPAGAEA encoded by the coding sequence ATGTTCGACAAGCTTCCACGCAACCGGATTCATGCGGATATTCCCAGCGGGGGGCACCGCCCCCTGGACTGGCTCCCATCCGGACTGGAGACGGGAATGGACCGGATCGCGGACGCGGTTCTGGCCGCATGCCATGCCGGAAGGAAGGATGTTCTGTACGTTGCGCTTGATGCAACGCATGGCGCGAATGTGCAAGCCGTCGCCTCCCGGCTGACGGACCGGCTGGAACAGGAGCAGATTCGGGCTCATGTCTATTCCACGGAAGATTATTTATACGGCGGCAGCGAGCTGCGCCGCCGCTTCGACCGCTATATTACGGACAATCGCGCCTTCGGCTATATGGCCAGCGACGTGGCGTTCACCGATTATTTCCGCTCAGACGCTGCCGCATGCTGGGCAGCCGAGGCGAAGCAGGATACCGCCGCGAAGCCGGGGGCCAGGCAGGTGGTCCTGATATGCGGCCCCGGCGCGCTGTGGCTCGGCGGCGATCGGATCGGGCTGTCGTTCTATTGCGACGTATCCCGGGAATACCAACAGCGGGAGCACCGCCGGTCACTGCGCAATCTCGGCTTCTCCTGGAACCGCGATCATACGGAGAAGTATAAAATTTGCCTCTTCCTCGAGTGGCCGGCCTGGGAGACGTACCGGAAGCAGCATCTCGGCCGCTTCGACTATTATGTCGATCTGAACCGGCCCGCGAAGCCGGTCATCACGACGGTCGCAGCCTTGCGAAGAATGGCGGCGGAAGCGGCGGGACAGCCGTTCCGCGTCAAGCCGTTCTTCGCGCCGGGCGTATGGGGCGGACAGTATTTGAAGGAGCTGTGCGATCTGCCTCCGGAATGGGTCAACTGCGCCTGGAGCTTCGAGCCGATCGCCCCCGAGAACACGCTGCTGCTGGAATACCGGGACGAGACGATCGAGGTGCCGTTCACGCTGCTGCTCGGGTATGAGCATCAGGCTGTCATGGGCGATCGCATCGTCGGGCTGTTCGGGGACTATTTCCCGGTCCGGTTCGACTATCTGGATACGATCGGCGGCAGCCATCTGTCCTGCCAGGTCCATCCGAAGCAGGCGTATATCGAAGGCGTGTTCAACGAGCGGATGACGCAGCAGGAATCATACTACATTATGGAGCGCCGGAACGATGCCAAAGTCTATCTGGGCTTGACCGACGGCACGACGCCGAAGCAGTTCCTCGGCGCGGTGCGCGAGGCTCAGGACACGGGCGTGCCGCTGCCCTTCGAATCGTACGTCAAGGAATACGATTCGGCGAAGGGCGCGCTGTATCTTATCCCGCCGGGAACGGTTCACTGCTCGGGCAAAGACAATCTCGTGCTCGAAATCTCGTCGACGACCTGGTGGTTCACCTTCAAAATCTATGATTATTTGCGCCAGGATCTGGACGGGAAGCCGCGTCCGATCAATATCGATCATGCCGCGCGGAACATCAATGCCGGCTTGACGGAAGAGGAGGTCCGGCACCGGCTCATCCCGGAGCCGCTGCTCATCGGGCGCCAAGGCGGGAACGAGGAATATCTGCTCGGCGAGCATGAGGACGTGCTGTTCAGCGTGAAGCGGGTTCATCTGATTGACCGCTGGGAGGACGACACGAACGGCGAGTTCGTCATGGTTAACCTGGTCGAGGGCGAACGGGTGCGCCTCGTGCCGCTGGCCGATCCCTCGAAGGCGGTGGAATTCGGCTACGCCGAAAGCTATATCGTGCCGGCCAGCGTCGGCGCCTACCGGCTGGAGAACGCCGGGAGCGCGCTATGCAAGCTCGTGAAGGCGGGCGTGGCGTCCCATTGGCAGACGCCGCTGCTGCCGCACGGCTGGCCGGCCGGCGCGGAGGCGTAG